A genome region from Schistosoma haematobium chromosome Unknown HiC_scaffold_229, whole genome shotgun sequence includes the following:
- the BRD8_5 gene encoding Bromodomain-containing protein 8 (EggNog:ENOG410V7NT~COG:K), giving the protein MCMSDVEDFLIRDDEKSEKTIPNDDNATNSTLDNDRPATIIPDEDGIDGYNSESEKFTLSSDAVSSLSTEAVGETDYQVEEKNSICSSPPTFVNTTNVPGIVTEVELKLDNLNQKSPVGKVFAISNESLLSGSKLDETNGDSENETEVRTITDLHCSPESPVNIQIPVENITILESKDFMDVDSKVAHEVVNIPRVTESPNVGPSTSNLENGLDKKLGLSSNFTSKRKEFSKSTSKKAPAYSILPFLIKTESNKSPQIITSDEKCDMKVKTNEKLDRNARENMISECNTDQLNTPVVGSSTPIHSNNESVQLNNSSISSGSKNHSLRLRLSRQGSQLIVLPLSDSIDSSFQGLNTSQKEAAFDNECHNTNWYSWANQLLSNGERIISAWMSNDESMVLSPRFKNNTSPSDLKELVHELLDPIINELNNELIKSKLQFIHRLLSILAHTVMTRSSNTIRNFIAMELYNQWSEQLQTNVSEPDFSSTPYCSNSKTPPSWSIETDNSLYTCRDPPTLTLASSSLNSLSSRKSSDTVKSTPPILLEVRSMNTPTESERQKRSHSSVEDNNDDLDI; this is encoded by the exons ATGTGTATGTCTGATGTAGAGGATTTTTTAATTCGGGATGATGAAAAATCAGAGAAAACTATTCCCAACGATGATAATGCAACCAACTCTACTTTAGACAACGATAGACCTGCCACAATAATACCTGATGAAGATGGGATTGATGGTTATAATTCTGAAAGTGAAAAGTTCACTTTATCATCAGATGCCGTTTCTTCTTTGTCTACAGAAGCTGTAGGTGAGACAGACTATCAGGTTGAAGAAAAAAATTCTATTTGTTCTAGTCCTCCTACATTTGTAAATACAACTAATGTGCCTGGAATTGTAACCGAGGTAGAACTGAAACTTGATAATTTGAATCAGAAGTCACCTGTAGGCAAAGTTTTTGCTATTTCAAACGAGAGTTTACTTTCTGGTAGTAAGTTAGACGAAACCAATGGTGATTCTGAAAATGAAACAGAAGTACGAACTATTACTGACCTTCATTGTTCCCCTGAGTCGCCTGTTAATATTCAGATTCCAGTGGAGAATATAACCATCTTGGAGTCGAAAGATTTTATGGATGTAGACAGTAAAGTGGCTCATGAAGTTGTCAACATTCCTCGTGTCACAGAATCTCCCAACGTTGGACCATCCACATCTAACCTCGAGAATGGCCTAGATAAAAAACTTGGTCTTTCTTCAAATTTTACATCAAAACGAAAAGAATTTAGCAAGTCAACTTCGAAAAAGGCTCCTGCTTACTCAATTTTACCTTTTCTTATCAAAACAGAAAGTAATAAGAGTCCCCAGATTATTACTTCAGATGAAAAATGTGATATGAAGGTTAAAACTAATGAGAAATTGGATCGAAATGCGCGTGAAAATATGATCAGCGAGTG CAATACGGATCAGTTAAACACTCCTGTTGTGGGTTCAAGCACTcctattcattcaaataatgaATCTGTTCAGTTAAACAACTCATCTATTTCATCAGGTTCTAAAAACCACAGTCTTCGACTTCGACTTAGTCGACAAGGGAGTCAACTCATTGTTCTACCTCTGTCTGACTCAATTGATAGCTCATTTCAAGGTTTAAATACATCGCAAAAGGAAGCAGCTTTCGATAACGAATGTCATAATACTAATTGGTATTCTTGGGCTAACCAATTGTTATCTAATGGTGAGCGGATTATAAGCGCATGGATGTCAAACGATGAATCTATGGTACTTTCTCCTCGCTTCAA aaataaTACTTCACCCTCCGATTTGAAGGAACTGGTTCATGAATTATTGGATCCTATcattaatgaattaaataatgagTTAATTAAATCCAAGTTACAGTTTATTCATAGATTGTTAAGTATACTTGCTCATACCGTCATGACTCGATCAAGTAATACTATTCGAAATTTCATAGCTATGGAGCTATACAATCAATGGTCTGAACAGCTGCAAACAAATGTATCAGAACCTGATTTCTCCTCAACCCCCTATTGTTCTAATTCGAAAACACCT CCATCTTGGTCAATCGAAACAGATAATTCATTGTATACCTGTAGAGATCCGCCTACACTGACACTTGCATCTTCATCACTCAATTCATTATCGTCTAGAAAATCCAGTGATACTGTG AAATCTACTCCGCCAATTCTACTGGAAGTTCGTAGTATGAATACTCCAACAGAAAGTGAAAGACAAAAACGGAGCCATTCGAGTGTTgaagataataatgatgatttagaTATTTAA